A stretch of the Streptomyces venezuelae genome encodes the following:
- a CDS encoding TetR/AcrR family transcriptional regulator, producing MDPVSPLPPAHSLRRAPVQQRSADRLARILDACAELLDETGYENLSTRAVALRAGVPIGSVYRFFGNKRAMADALAHRNLDRYAEGIADRLAVLPGTDWRPVVDAVLDEYLAMKRSVPGFVLVDFGVPAPPAEESPADPNHLVAARLTELLCAHLRRTPDAALRRAVLVAVEATDALIQLAFRSDPAGDRDIVDETRAMMHAYLARVLD from the coding sequence ATGGACCCCGTGTCCCCCCTGCCTCCCGCCCATTCCCTCCGCCGCGCCCCGGTCCAGCAGCGCAGCGCCGACCGGCTCGCCCGGATCCTCGACGCCTGTGCCGAGCTGCTCGACGAGACCGGCTACGAAAACCTCAGCACCCGTGCCGTCGCGCTGCGGGCCGGGGTACCCATCGGCTCCGTGTACCGGTTCTTCGGCAACAAGCGGGCCATGGCCGACGCCCTCGCCCACCGCAACCTCGACCGCTACGCCGAGGGCATCGCCGACCGGCTGGCCGTGCTCCCGGGCACCGACTGGCGGCCGGTCGTGGACGCCGTGCTGGACGAGTACCTCGCCATGAAGCGGAGCGTCCCCGGCTTCGTCCTGGTCGACTTCGGGGTGCCGGCGCCGCCGGCCGAGGAATCGCCCGCCGACCCCAACCACCTCGTCGCCGCCCGCCTCACCGAACTTCTCTGCGCCCACCTCCGGCGGACCCCCGACGCCGCCCTGCGGCGCGCCGTCCTGGTCGCCGTCGAGGCCACCGACGCCCTGATCCAGCTGGCCTTCCGCTCCGACCCGGCCGGTGACCGGGACATCGTCGACGAGACCCGGGCGATGATGCACGCCTATCTCGCCCGCGTCCTGGACTGA
- a CDS encoding right-handed parallel beta-helix repeat-containing protein, with protein sequence MSWTRRLPAVPAALLAALLALLTLLLAAPAAQAHEERPVTFPDGSGSVPEYRKAEPDLLVCKTDRAAFEKRIAGFPEELRQRNLALFARCEQSGFRHLQEAVDKVDRPGMNIAILPGLYEEEPSLPKPTGECAALKAPGSSFGYQILSYEQQVQCRHNQNLVAIMGKTNLQIEGTGASRLDVVIDAKYQKLNGLRADRSNGIYFRNFTAQRTTFNSLYVLAGDGFVIDDVLTRWNDEYGFLTFASDHGLYKNCESYGNGDSGIYLGSASNINEGRGYDVPRYSIEITGCRSHHNMVGYSGTAGDSVWVHDNEFDHNMGGASMDSAFPGHPGLPQNHAKFERNLIHDNNQDYYRHVADGTCAKPPIDRGYEQGVVCPQISMPPGTGIITAGGNWNIYENNWVYGHRRAAFFLSAVPAFIRGESAWSKQADTSHHNRYAGNILGKDKTGASRPNGMDVWWDGQGKGNCWQNGPDGSSPGTVPECGKARGDVSGSSHRLAGEPVKLVQLLVCSDYNVQARRLPAGCDWYGARGLERVETQAALAVAAVLLLVGGILWWRRLRGSRPATVASLLGLAGLALDVAGSTMSLTGTFVPALALLLLGLWWTGIGLALRPDRPWLARLTLLLGGLTLLDAFDKAVLMIPWIPLSPAWFRGLVAVVWVLWAVIASARPGPGRVSGTPGGPDEDPAGDRTPAPPGPTPALSAVATADPPPGGGPGTARGASPGGRAGRAGGGAADGAAGGPWGRGPVRGADGGPAGGPRFGGTPGDGPFGGAA encoded by the coding sequence ATGTCGTGGACCCGCAGGCTCCCTGCCGTTCCGGCGGCTCTCCTCGCCGCCCTCCTCGCCCTCCTGACCCTGCTCCTCGCCGCGCCCGCCGCGCAGGCGCACGAGGAGCGGCCCGTCACCTTCCCCGACGGCTCCGGATCGGTACCGGAGTACCGAAAGGCCGAACCCGACCTCCTTGTCTGCAAGACCGACCGGGCCGCGTTCGAGAAACGCATCGCCGGCTTCCCGGAGGAACTCAGGCAGCGCAACCTCGCCCTCTTCGCGCGCTGCGAGCAGAGCGGCTTCCGCCACCTGCAGGAGGCCGTCGACAAGGTCGACCGCCCGGGCATGAACATCGCGATCCTGCCCGGCCTCTACGAGGAGGAGCCCTCACTGCCCAAGCCGACGGGCGAGTGCGCCGCACTGAAGGCGCCCGGCTCCTCCTTCGGCTACCAGATCCTCAGCTACGAGCAGCAGGTGCAGTGCCGGCACAACCAGAACCTCGTCGCCATCATGGGCAAGACCAACCTGCAGATCGAGGGCACCGGCGCCTCCCGGCTGGACGTGGTCATCGACGCCAAGTACCAGAAGCTGAACGGACTCCGCGCGGACCGGTCCAACGGCATCTACTTCCGCAACTTCACCGCCCAGCGCACCACCTTCAACTCGCTGTACGTGCTGGCCGGCGACGGTTTCGTCATCGACGACGTCCTGACCCGCTGGAACGACGAATACGGCTTCCTGACCTTCGCCAGTGACCACGGGCTCTACAAGAACTGCGAGTCCTACGGCAACGGAGACTCCGGCATCTACCTGGGCAGCGCCTCGAACATCAACGAGGGCCGCGGCTACGACGTGCCCCGCTACTCCATCGAGATCACCGGCTGCCGCAGCCACCACAACATGGTCGGCTACTCCGGCACCGCCGGTGACTCGGTCTGGGTCCACGACAACGAGTTCGACCACAACATGGGCGGCGCCTCCATGGACAGCGCCTTCCCGGGCCACCCCGGACTCCCGCAGAACCACGCCAAGTTCGAGCGGAACCTGATCCACGACAACAACCAGGACTACTACCGCCACGTGGCCGACGGCACCTGCGCCAAACCGCCCATCGACCGGGGCTACGAGCAGGGCGTGGTCTGCCCGCAGATCTCCATGCCCCCCGGCACGGGCATCATCACCGCGGGCGGCAACTGGAACATCTACGAGAACAACTGGGTGTACGGGCACCGGCGCGCCGCGTTCTTCCTCAGCGCCGTCCCCGCCTTCATCCGGGGGGAGTCCGCCTGGTCCAAGCAGGCGGACACCTCCCACCACAACCGGTACGCCGGCAACATCCTGGGCAAGGACAAGACCGGCGCCTCCCGGCCCAACGGCATGGACGTGTGGTGGGACGGGCAGGGCAAGGGCAACTGCTGGCAGAACGGCCCGGACGGGTCCAGCCCGGGCACCGTTCCGGAGTGCGGCAAGGCCCGCGGAGACGTCTCCGGCTCCTCGCACCGGCTGGCCGGCGAGCCGGTGAAACTCGTCCAGCTGCTGGTCTGCTCCGACTACAACGTCCAGGCCCGCCGACTGCCGGCCGGCTGCGACTGGTACGGCGCCCGCGGTCTGGAACGGGTGGAGACGCAGGCGGCGCTGGCGGTGGCCGCGGTGCTGCTGCTGGTCGGCGGCATCCTGTGGTGGCGCAGGCTGCGCGGCAGCCGGCCGGCCACGGTGGCCTCGCTGCTGGGCCTGGCCGGTCTGGCCCTGGACGTGGCGGGCTCGACCATGTCCCTGACCGGCACCTTCGTGCCCGCCCTCGCCCTGCTCCTGCTGGGCCTGTGGTGGACCGGGATCGGCCTGGCCCTGCGCCCGGACCGCCCCTGGCTCGCCCGCCTCACCCTCCTTCTGGGCGGACTGACCCTGCTCGACGCCTTCGACAAGGCGGTCCTGATGATCCCCTGGATTCCGCTGAGCCCGGCCTGGTTCCGCGGACTGGTGGCCGTGGTCTGGGTGCTGTGGGCCGTGATCGCATCGGCCCGCCCCGGCCCCGGCCGGGTGAGCGGCACCCCCGGCGGCCCGGACGAGGACCCCGCCGGCGACCGCACCCCGGCCCCGCCCGGCCCCACCCCGGCCCTGAGCGCAGTAGCCACCGCCGACCCGCCCCCGGGCGGGGGCCCGGGCACGGCCCGGGGCGCGTCCCCGGGCGGGCGCGCGGGGAGAGCCGGGGGCGGGGCCGCCGACGGGGCTGCGGGCGGCCCCTGGGGGCGCGGCCCGGTCCGGGGCGCCGACGGGGGCCCGGCGGGCGGTCCCCGGTTCGGGGGCACCCCGGGCGATGGCCCCTTCGGGGGTGCGGCGTGA
- the hmgA gene encoding homogentisate 1,2-dioxygenase — translation MSEQARKTAEGLVYLTGFGNEHSSEAVPGALPLGRNSPQRAPLGLYAEQLSGSAFTEPRAHNRRSWLYRIRPSAAHPPFTRIDNGGLRTAPFTETVPDPNRLRWNPLPDPAPGTDFLSGLWTLGGNGDAAQRAGMAIHLYAANASMTDRVFSDSDGELLIVPERGGLLLRTELGLLRAEPGHVALIPRGVRFRVELLDADARGYVCENYGQPFQLPDLGPIGANGLAAARDFQAPVAAYEDIERPTEVVNKFCGNLWSATYGHSPLDVVAWHGTHTPYVYDLRRFNVLGTISYDHPDPSIFTVLTSPSDTPGLAGVDFVVFAPRWLVGEDTFRPPYFHRNVMSEYMGLIEGAYDAKAEGFVPGGGSLHNMMSAHGPDRETFDKASAAELKPQKIDDGLAFMFETRWPITATAQAAGADHLQRRYDDVWQGLQRHFRA, via the coding sequence ATGAGCGAGCAGGCGAGGAAGACGGCGGAGGGGCTGGTGTATCTCACCGGCTTCGGCAACGAGCACAGCTCGGAGGCCGTCCCCGGCGCCCTCCCCCTGGGCCGCAACTCCCCCCAGCGGGCGCCCTTGGGCCTGTACGCCGAGCAGCTCAGCGGCAGCGCGTTCACCGAGCCGCGCGCCCACAACCGGCGCTCCTGGCTCTACCGGATCCGCCCCTCGGCCGCGCATCCGCCCTTCACCCGCATCGACAACGGCGGACTGCGCACCGCCCCGTTCACCGAGACCGTCCCGGACCCCAACCGGCTGCGCTGGAACCCGCTGCCCGACCCGGCCCCCGGCACCGACTTCCTGTCCGGCCTGTGGACCCTCGGCGGCAACGGTGACGCCGCCCAGCGCGCCGGCATGGCCATCCACCTCTACGCCGCCAACGCATCCATGACCGACCGGGTGTTCAGCGACTCCGACGGCGAACTGCTGATCGTCCCGGAGCGCGGCGGACTGCTGCTGCGCACCGAGCTCGGCCTGCTGCGCGCCGAGCCCGGGCATGTGGCGCTGATCCCGCGCGGGGTGCGCTTCCGCGTCGAGCTGCTCGACGCCGATGCCCGCGGTTACGTCTGCGAGAACTACGGCCAGCCCTTCCAGCTGCCCGACCTCGGCCCGATCGGGGCCAACGGCCTCGCCGCCGCCCGCGACTTCCAGGCGCCCGTCGCCGCGTACGAGGACATCGAGCGGCCGACCGAGGTGGTCAACAAGTTCTGCGGCAACCTGTGGTCCGCGACCTATGGCCACTCCCCCCTGGACGTGGTCGCCTGGCACGGCACCCACACCCCGTACGTCTACGACCTGCGCCGCTTCAATGTCCTGGGCACCATCAGCTACGACCACCCGGACCCGTCGATCTTCACGGTGCTGACCTCGCCCTCCGACACCCCGGGCCTGGCGGGCGTGGACTTCGTGGTGTTCGCCCCGCGCTGGCTGGTCGGCGAGGACACCTTCCGGCCGCCGTACTTCCACCGGAACGTGATGAGCGAGTACATGGGCCTCATCGAGGGCGCGTACGACGCCAAGGCCGAGGGCTTCGTGCCCGGCGGCGGCTCGCTGCACAACATGATGTCCGCGCACGGCCCGGACCGGGAGACCTTCGACAAGGCCAGCGCCGCCGAGCTGAAGCCGCAGAAGATCGACGACGGTCTGGCCTTCATGTTCGAGACCCGCTGGCCGATCACCGCCACCGCCCAGGCGGCGGGCGCGGATCACCTCCAGCGGCGGTACGACGACGTCTGGCAGGGTCTGCAGCGGCACTTCCGCGCCTAG
- a CDS encoding molybdopterin-dependent oxidoreductase encodes MPSAPRTALRICPLCEATCGLTLTLDGTTVTGARGDREDVFSRGFICPKGAAFGGVDGDPDRLRTPLVRRDGQLCEASWEEAYEAIAAVVPGLVREHGAQSVGVVLGNPNVHTMAGALYPPLLLKALGTRNLFTASTLDQMPKHVSSGLLFGDPFAIPVPDLDRTDFLLLLGANPVESNGSLCTAPDFPGRLKALRARSGTLVVVDPRRTRTARLADRHLAPRPGSDALLLAALAHTLLAEKLADPGPLTDLLDGDLRELAEALARFTPEEVAPACDLPAREIRALARQLAAAPTAAVYGRMGSCTVEYGTLASWLVDVLNILTGNLDRPGGALFPLSATAPAPRAAGPGKGFALGRWSSRVSGHPEAKGELPLAALAEEIDTPGEGRIRAVIAIAANPVLSAPDGRRLDAALAGLDFMVSVDPYLNETSRHAHVVLPPPPPSQSAHFDFAFNGFAVRNQVRFSPAAVPLDEDRLDECEIQARLVLAVSGMHGAAAPAAVDDLAIRAGLAKAVADPGSPLHGADPDRLAGLLAGTSAPERRLDMMLRLGPYGDRFGFGTSPAHEAAADGGLGLERLLAHPHGIDLGPLRPRLPGVLKTRSGRIELLPEPIAAELPRLHAALAERPAALVLVGRRHLRSNNSWLHNVPALTGGSNRCTLQVHPLDAARLGLVDGKAARISADGGSLEVPVEITDSVRTGVVSLPHGWGHDRPGTRLSAASAQPGANVNQLLDGSRLDPLSGTAVLNGFPVEVELVPLP; translated from the coding sequence ATGCCCAGCGCTCCCCGCACCGCCCTGCGCATCTGCCCGCTCTGTGAAGCCACCTGCGGACTCACCCTCACCCTCGACGGCACCACCGTCACCGGCGCCCGCGGCGACCGTGAGGACGTCTTCAGCCGCGGCTTCATCTGCCCCAAGGGCGCGGCCTTCGGCGGGGTGGACGGTGACCCCGACCGGCTCCGCACCCCGCTGGTCCGGCGCGACGGGCAGCTGTGCGAAGCGAGCTGGGAGGAGGCGTACGAGGCCATCGCCGCCGTCGTCCCCGGCCTGGTCCGGGAGCACGGGGCCCAGTCGGTCGGCGTGGTCCTCGGCAACCCCAACGTCCACACCATGGCCGGGGCCCTCTATCCGCCGCTGCTGCTCAAGGCCCTCGGCACCCGCAATCTGTTCACGGCCAGCACCCTCGACCAGATGCCCAAGCACGTCTCCAGCGGTCTGCTGTTCGGGGACCCCTTCGCCATCCCGGTCCCGGACCTCGACCGCACCGACTTCCTGCTGCTCCTCGGCGCCAACCCGGTCGAATCCAACGGCAGTCTGTGTACCGCCCCGGACTTCCCCGGCCGGCTGAAGGCCCTGCGGGCCCGCAGTGGCACCCTGGTGGTCGTGGATCCGCGCCGGACCCGGACCGCCCGACTCGCCGACCGCCATCTCGCGCCCCGGCCCGGCAGCGACGCCCTGCTGCTCGCCGCCCTCGCCCACACCCTCCTCGCGGAGAAGCTCGCCGACCCCGGCCCGCTGACGGACCTGCTCGACGGAGACCTCCGGGAACTCGCCGAAGCCCTCGCCCGTTTCACCCCCGAGGAGGTCGCGCCCGCCTGCGACCTCCCGGCCCGGGAGATCCGCGCGCTCGCCCGTCAGCTGGCCGCCGCCCCCACCGCCGCCGTGTACGGGCGGATGGGCAGCTGCACGGTCGAGTACGGAACTCTCGCCAGCTGGCTGGTCGACGTACTCAACATCCTCACCGGCAATCTCGACCGGCCGGGCGGAGCCCTCTTCCCGCTCTCCGCGACCGCCCCCGCGCCCCGGGCGGCCGGTCCGGGCAAGGGCTTCGCCCTCGGCCGCTGGTCCAGCCGGGTGTCGGGCCACCCCGAGGCCAAGGGCGAACTCCCCCTCGCCGCCCTCGCCGAGGAGATCGACACACCGGGGGAGGGCCGCATTCGCGCGGTGATCGCCATCGCCGCGAACCCGGTGCTGTCCGCGCCCGACGGCCGGCGCCTCGACGCGGCCCTGGCCGGCCTGGACTTCATGGTCTCGGTCGACCCCTATCTGAACGAGACATCCCGGCACGCCCACGTGGTGCTGCCCCCGCCGCCGCCCTCGCAGAGCGCACACTTCGACTTCGCCTTCAACGGATTCGCGGTACGCAACCAGGTCCGCTTCAGCCCGGCCGCGGTCCCCCTCGACGAGGACCGGCTGGACGAATGCGAGATCCAGGCACGCCTGGTCCTCGCCGTGTCCGGCATGCACGGCGCCGCCGCCCCGGCCGCCGTGGACGACCTGGCGATCCGCGCAGGCCTGGCCAAGGCCGTTGCCGATCCGGGCTCACCGCTGCACGGAGCCGACCCGGACCGGCTCGCCGGCCTGCTCGCCGGCACCTCCGCGCCGGAGCGGCGGCTGGACATGATGCTCCGACTCGGCCCGTACGGGGACCGGTTCGGCTTCGGTACCTCCCCTGCCCACGAGGCCGCGGCCGACGGCGGCCTCGGGCTGGAGCGCCTGCTCGCGCACCCGCACGGAATCGACCTGGGCCCGCTGCGGCCCCGGCTCCCGGGCGTACTCAAGACGCGCAGCGGCAGGATCGAGCTGCTGCCGGAACCGATCGCCGCCGAACTCCCCAGGCTGCACGCGGCGCTGGCGGAACGCCCCGCTGCCCTGGTGCTCGTCGGCCGCCGGCATCTGCGGTCCAACAACAGCTGGTTGCACAACGTCCCGGCCCTCACCGGAGGTTCCAACCGGTGCACCCTTCAGGTGCATCCGCTGGATGCCGCCCGGCTGGGACTCGTGGACGGGAAGGCGGCCAGGATCAGTGCCGACGGCGGATCGCTGGAGGTGCCGGTGGAGATCACCGACAGCGTGCGGACCGGGGTGGTCAGCCTGCCGCACGGCTGGGGCCACGACCGGCCCGGCA